In Yarrowia lipolytica chromosome 1F, complete sequence, a genomic segment contains:
- a CDS encoding uncharacterized protein (Compare to YALI0F16027g, similar to uniprot|P22507 Saccharomycopsis fibuligera Beta-glucosidase 2 precursor (EC 3.2.1.21) (Gentiobiase) (Cellobiase) (Beta-D-glucoside glucohydrolase): MIFSLQLLLTTALAASSPDWYPTPEIGSITSDWADALGESMDILAQLTLPEKVNITTGTGWRGGQCVGNTGAVPRLGIKGLCLQDGPLGVRFADFVNVFPCQNAMAATFDRILVHQRGTAIGRQSRLKGVDVHLGPVVGPLGRHATGGRNWEGFSPDPYLSGKLAFEAILGVQEEGVLATIKHFIGNEQEHYRRAEEWRDGFGFKDLKDAVSSNIEDRALHELYMWPFADAVRANVGSVMCSYNYVNGTQACQNSDLLNGKLKSELGFQGFVMSDWFAQGSGVSNALAGMDMSMPGNDVDELETVFWGEQLTRMVANGTLPEARLDDMVLRILTPLIYFGIDDRTPNFSSFVDTTVGSPHPAAKHSKKVKDVITNYHLDVRDQFAANVALDSARGAVVLLFNDGILPLKNISAIGVFGVGSRLGPNGAVCGENMQCSDGALIEGWGSGTAYPTEYESPYEALHKKASLLEVSVTGTTESWDMRLPLELAGDTDVNIVYVLANSGESTANVDKNLGDRRNVSLWHNGDELINTVASQGQTVVVVTTVGQVDMTAWLNHPNISAVLLTAPAGDYGGKAIADVLFGEVNPSGKLPYTIAANTSDYIPIVTKIPRDGAPQSDFVEGIYLDYKWYDKFERTPLYEFGYGLSYTTYSFSNLHLDVKEISEFLPPRPVPVQVTKPKMTNIDIEDLYVPNDFKMIDGLVYPWILNASAPLADSQTQFPFANGAGHVSDASGGVGGHPWLWSNAVTVTHNTTNCGDVAGRVVSQLYVAFPETLIDSPPVQLRGFDKSKLLNPGESQMTEYNLNWRDLAIWDVELQSWRVQRGEYSVYIGHSSREFELCETFTL; encoded by the coding sequence ATGATCTTCTCTCTGCAACTACTACTGACGACGGCACTAGCGGCCTCTTCGCCTGACTGGTACCCCACACCCGAAATCGGTTCAATTACCAGTGATTGGGCCGATGCTCTTGGTGAGTCCATGGACATCCTGGCCCAATTGACTCTTCCCGAAAAGgtcaacatcaccaccggTACCGGATGGAGAGGTGGGCAGTGTGTTGGAAACACAGGGGCTGTTCCTCGTCTCGGAATCAAGGGCCTGTGTCTCCAAGACGGTCCTCTGGGCGTCCGTTTTGCCGACTTTGTCAATGTCTTCCCTTGCCAGAACGCAATGGCCGCCACCTTTGATCGTATCCTAGTTCACCAACGAGGAACCGCTATTGGACGTCAGTCTAGACTCAAGGGAGTCGATGTTCATCTCGGACCAGTGGTGGGACCTCTTGGACGACACGCTACCGGCGGAAGAAACTGGGAAGGTTTCTCCCCCGACCCATATCTGTCTGGAAAGCTCGCCTTCGAAGCAATTCTTGGAGTCCAGGAAGAGGGAGTTCTTGCAACCATCAAGCACTTCATTGGAAACGAACAAGAACATTACCGGCGAGCCGAAGAGTGGAGAGACGGCTTTGGATTTAAAGACCTGAAGGACGCCGTCTCTTCCAACATTGAAGACAGAGCTCTACATGAGTTGTACATGTGGCCGTTTGCCGATGCTGTTAGGGCTAATGTCGGCTCAGTCATGTGCTCCTACAACTACGTGAACGGAACCCAGGCTTGCCAGAACAGTGACTTGCTCAACGGAAAGCTCAAGTCCGAGCTCGGTTTCCAGGGCTTTGTCATGTCCGACTGGTTTGCTCAGGGAAGCGGAGTGTCTAACGCTCTGGCTGGAATGGACATGAGTATGCCTGGAAATGACGTTGATGAGTTAGAAACTGTCTTCTGGGGAGAACAGCTGACCCGAATGGTTGCCAACGGTACCCTTCCAGAAGCCCGTCTCGATGATATGGTTCTGCGAATTCTGACCCCTCTCATCTACTTTGGGATCGACGATCGAACACccaacttctcctcctttgTCGACACTACAGTGGGAAGTCCCCACCCCGCTGCTAAGCACTCCAAGAAAGTCAAGGATGTTATCACCAACTACCATCTCGATGTGCGAGACCAGTTTGCAGCCAATGTTGCTCTTGATAGTGCTCGAGGAGCTGTTGTTCTGCTTTTCAATGACGGTATTCTTCCCCTGAAGAACATTTCCGCTATTGGAGTATTTGGAGTCGGCTCTAGACTTGGCCCCaatggagctgtttgtggggAAAACATGCAGTGCTCAGACGGAGCTCTTATCGAAGGATGGGGAAGTGGAACTGCTTACCCTACGGAGTACGAAAGCCCTTACGAAGCTCTCCACAAAAAGGCTTCTCTACTTGAAGTGTCAGTGACAGGAACCACCGAGTCATGGGATATGAGACTTCCTCTTGAGCTGGCTGGAGACACTGACGTGAATATTGTTTATGTATTGGCAAATTCAGGAGAGTCTACTGCCAACGTTGATAAGAACCTTGGGGATCGCCGAAATGTCAGTCTATGGCACAATGGCGATGAACTTATTAATACAGTTGCCAGTCAGGGACAGACTGTCGTTGTTGTCACTACGGTTGGACAAGTTGACATGACCGCTTGGCTCAACCACCCCAACATCAGTGCCGTTCTTCTGACTGCTCCTGCTGGTGATTACGGAGGAAAAGCCATCGCTGATGTGTTATTTGGAGAGGTTAATCCCTCAGGAAAGCTGCCTTATACTATCGCAGCAAATACTTCTGATTATATTCCTATTGTCACCAAGATCCCTCGAGATGGAGCTCCCCAGTCCGACTTTGTGGAGGGAATCTATCTTGACTACAAGTGGTACGACAAGTTTGAAAGGACTCCCCTCTACGAATTTGGTTACGGTCTGTCATACACCACCTACTCCTTCAGCAATCTGCATCTTGATGTTAAGGAGATTAGTGAGTTCCTTCCTCCCCGGCCTGTTCCTGTACAGGTTACTAAACCCAAGATGACCAATATCGACATTGAGGACCTTTATGTCCCCAATGACTTTAAAATGATTGACGGTCTTGTTTACCCTTGGATTCTCAACGCCAGTGCGCCCCTCGCGGACTCTCAGACTCAGTTCCCCTTTGCAAATGGAGCTGGACATGTCAGTGAcgcttctggaggagtgggtGGTCACCCCTGGCTTTGGTCTAACGCTGTTACTGTCActcacaacaccaccaactgCGGTGATGTTGCTGGACGAGTAGTTTCTCAGCTGTACGTTGCCTTCCCTGAAACCCTTATCGACTCTCCTCCGGTGCAGCTTCGAGGATtcgacaagtccaagcTCCTGAACCCTGGTGAGTCTCAGATGACCGAGTACAACCTCAACTGGCGAGATCTGGCCATTTGGGACGTGGAACTGCAGAGCTGGAGAGTGCAGCGAGGCGAGTATTCCGTGTACATTGGTCATTCCAGCCGAGAATTCGAGCTATGTGAGACTTTCACTTTGTAG
- a CDS encoding uncharacterized protein (Compare to YALI0F16049g, similar to uniprot|P38238 Saccharomyces cerevisiae Putative ribosomal RNA methyltransferase YBR061c (EC 2.1.1. -) (rRNA (uridine-2 -O-)-methyltransferase)) gives MGKSSKDKRDIYYRKAKEEGWRARSAFKLLQLDQQFHLFDGVQRVVDLCAAPGSWSQVLSRELFEKRGIEAGSGKTVAGSTFGGKVVTGESTAQKSSTMEKAKIVSVDLQPMAPIAGVTTIQADITHPQTLKMILDEFGGEPADFVCSDGAPDVTGLHDLDEYTQAQLILSALQLTTQLLRPGGNFVAKIFRGRDIDLMYFQLGLLFEQVTCAKPRSSRGSSLESFIVCQGYKPRSGWSPDLATGVMVNKELPLPISERVVAPFVACGDLSEYDSDATYTLPSGEGVRVSLDPVQSPTCPPYKRAVEMKRKN, from the coding sequence ATGGGAAAAAGCAGCAAGGACAAGAGAGACATTTACTACCGAAaagccaaggaggagggctgGCGAGCGCGATCCGCCTTCAAACTGCTTCAGCTGGATCAGCAGTTCCACTTGTTTGACGGTGTTCAGCGAGTTGTGGATCTGTGTGCTGCTCCTGGGTCCTGGAGTCAGGTGCTGAGCAgagagctgtttgagaagcGAGGTATCGAGGCTGGCAGCGGTAAGACGGTGGCTGGGTCGACATTTGGAGGCAAGGTTGTCACCGGGGAATCTACTGCTCAAAAATCATCCAccatggagaaggccaagattgTGTCTGTTGATCTGCAACCCATGGCTCCCATTGCTGGTGTCACCACTATCCAGGCCGATATCACGCATCCTCAAACTCTGAAGATGattctggacgagtttgGAGGCGAGCCTGCCGACTTTGTGTGTTCTGACGGAGCTCCCGATGTCACTGGTCTGCACGATCTCGACGAGTACACACAGGCACAGCTGATTCTGTCTGCGCTTCAGCTGACCACCCAGCTACTGAGACCCGGAGGAAACTTTGTCGCCAAAATCTTCCGAGGACGAGATATTGATCTCATGTACTTCCAGCTGGGTCTGTTGTTCGAGCAGGTCACTTGTGCAAAGCCCCGATCTTCCAGAGGCTCTTCTCTCGAGTCTTTCATCGTGTGTCAGGGATACAAGCCTCGATCGGGATGGTCTCCCGATCTCGCTACTGGCGTCATggtcaacaaggagctccCTCTGCCTATTTCCGAGCGGGTCGTCGCTCCCTTTGTGGCCTGTGGCGACCTGTCGGAGTACGACTCAGACGCTACTTACACTCTCCCTAGTGGAGAGGGAGTTCGAGTCAGCTTGGACCCCGTTCAGAGCCCTACTTGCCCACCATACAAGCGAGCGGTCGAGATGAAGAGAAAGAACTAG
- a CDS encoding uncharacterized protein (Compare to YALI0F16071g, similar to Saccharomyces cerevisiae YAL046C; ancestral locus Anc_7.23, similar to DEHA0F10703g Debaryomyces hansenii IPF 8291.1) — protein MLRQMMNSRLFAARPAFVRPFSTTQIARNASWRRPNELNDYEKQISQMLTDEFKPVSLDVRDISGGCGSMFAIQIVSDKFKGIPMVKQHRLVNALLADEIKQWHGLQLVTKAA, from the coding sequence atgctGCGACAAATGATGAACTCCCGGCTCTTTGCCGCCCGACCCGCGTTTGTGCGACCCTTCTCCACTACTCAGATTGCGCGAAATGCCTCGTGGAGACGTCCAAACGAGCTGAACGACTACGAGAAGCAAATCAGCCAGATGCTGACCGACGAGTTCAAACCCGTGAGTCTGGATGTGCGGGACATTTCCGGCGGCTGCGGCTCCATGTTTGCCATCCAGATTGTGTccgacaagttcaaggGCATCCCCATGGTCAAGCAACATCGTCTGGTAAACGCTCTGCTTGCtgacgagatcaagcagTGGCACGGTCTGCAGCTCGTCACCAAGGCTGCTTAG
- a CDS encoding uncharacterized protein (Compare to YALI0F16093g, similar to Saccharomyces cerevisiae CSG2 (YBR036C); ancestral locus Anc_3.227, similar to uniprot|Q7RW58 Neurospora crassa NCU07247.1 hypothetical protein), producing MSERDGFLEQGGRDSRDHVHDYDTRETSQHRRPSHSFKSETKPDKRYLYAGISLVVSLIAFVAQTETAGYVAHNLQYKKPIFMLYLTHSSWVFLLPLQLLFIKIFKRWKTPWRVFLRRQYELVLNTARATQEHAGDFSGQHPLKYIMVTSFWLFVALSFAGSSWYIAVNLTTPSDLTAIYNCSAFFAYAFSVPMLGESLKPAKVVSVVVAIIGVLIVSYWDTNEGEGEVSYPHRGIGNLIIGVGAILYGLYEVMYKKLACPPNTISPRRQAAFANVVAFCIGLCTLLFLWLLLPILHWTGLEPFELPHGSAAGIMIANIASNAIFSGAFLILMALTSPVIGSVAALLTIFLVAIVDWLLFDTPIGTGGVIGGLIIIGAFIMLSYASFQELGEEAEDSDSDDDII from the coding sequence ATGAGCGAACGAGACGGATTTCTGGAGCAAGGTGGACGCGACTCTCGTGACCACGTCCACGACTATGACACACGTGAGACCTCTCAACATCGACGTCCCTCTCACAGCTTCAAGTCCGAGACCAAACCCGACAAACGGTATCTATATGCTGGAATCTCGTTGGTGGTCAGTTTGATCGCGTTTGTGGCTCAGACCGAGACAGCCGGCTACGTGGCTCATAACCTGCAGTACAAGAAACCCATCTTTATGCTGTACCTGACACATTCGTCGTGGGTCTTTCTGTTACCATTACAGCTGCTGTTCATCAAGATCTTCAAGCGATGGAAGACCCCATGGAGAGTCTTTCTGCGTCGGCAATACGAGCTCGTGTTGAACACCGCCCGAGCCACTCAAGAACACGCAGGTGACTTCTCCGGTCAACATCCGCTCAAGTATATTATGGTCACATCTTTCTGGCTGTTTGTGGCCCTGTCTTTCGCTGGATCCTCCTGGTACATTGCCGTAAACCTCACCACCCCCAGTGACCTGACCGCCATCTACAACTGCTCGGCCTTCTTCGCCTATGCCTTTTCCGTGCCGATGCTGGGAGAGTCTCTCAAGCCTGCCAAGGTGGTCAGTGTGGTGGTCGCTATTATTGGTGTGCTCATTGTGTCTTACTGGGACACTAACGAGGGAGAAGGCGAGGTCTCTTACCCCCACAGAGGTATCGGAAACCTCATTATCGGAGTGGGAGCCATTCTCTATGGTCTCTATGAAGTCAtgtacaagaagctggctTGCCCTCCCAACACCATCTCCCCACGTCGTCAGGCTGCCTTTGCCAACGTGGTGGCCTTTTGTATCGGTCTCTGTACTCTGCTGTTcctgtggctgctgcttcccATCCTTCACTGGACCGGCCTGGAGCCGTTTGAGCTGCCCCATGGATCAGCTGCCGGCATCATGATTGCCAACATTGCGTCCAACGCCATCTTCTCAGGTGCTTTTCTGATTCTCATGGCCCTGACTTCTCCCGTTATCGGATCGGTCGCTGCCCTGTTGACCATCTTCCTGGTGGCTATTGTCGACTGGCTTCTGTTCGACACGCCTATTGGAACTGGAGGCGTGATTGGAGGTCTTATCATCATTGGAGCCTTCATCATGCTCAGTTACGCCAGTTTCCAGGAGCTCGGCGAGGAGGCAGAAGATAGTGATAGTGACGACGACATCATTTAA
- a CDS encoding uncharacterized protein (Compare to YALI0F16115g, similar to Saccharomyces cerevisiae PRT1 (YOR361C); ancestral locus Anc_7.22, similar to uniprot|P06103 Saccharomyces cerevisiae YOR361c PRT1 translation initiation factor eIF3 subunit) has translation MTVEDNLDIDFSDLEEKYAVNADEGFESFIVVDGAPVIPQAKQAALANVMKKFFGAVGKIKEDGIFIPFDEATGKSTGFVFIEYETGEMAAAAVKSFHNKQFDKNHKLLVNKLSEVEKYGMQYDTLKTEEFVEPETEPFVEQGHLRSWLMDPQGRDQFVLHRGDTVGVFWNKKGDTLEADVDRERWTETQVYWSPTGTYLVSTHTQGVQLWGGPDWAPPICKFQHPNVKMVQFSPCEKFLVTWSNVPLVLPDDEEKRKSIPFGPADEGKQIIVWNLETRLPVRTFAMPPEKKGASMSWPILKFSPDDKYAARMIPGEQLSIYETETMSLLDKKSVKAPGIVDFEWAPALVNLEGRQKSATESVLCYWTPEIGNQTARVVLMKASNKEVLRTRNLFNVADCKIHWQDQGRFLCVKVDRHTKSKKSTFTNLEFFRLCERGVPVEVMELKDTVTNMAWEPHGDRFVTISNSDSTTNYDGPLPANRHTLSFYALERHKGTQGTWKLIKAFDKKNCNSLFWSPNGRFLITVMIEGSNSIDLDFWDMDYEGDRKHGDKDLPANLHFLGSSEHYGISALEWDPSGRFVATWSSYWRHHTENGYKIWDFRGQLQREESIDRFKHFSWRPRPPTLLSKQQKKDIRNNLEEYSRKFEEIDAMEASEASRELIMLRKRLLEEWTAWRAQTDKKLEELGLVEPEPAESEYTTIEEIKEVVVEDKEEVCE, from the coding sequence ATGACTGTGGAGGATAACCTCGATATTGACTTTTCcgatctggaggagaagtaCGCTGTCAACGCGGACGAGGGCTTTGAGTCTTTCATCGTTGTCGATGGAGCTCCTGTGATTCCCCAGGCCAAGCAGGCAGCCCTGGCCAACGTCATGAAGAAGTTCTTTGGCGCTGTTGGCAAGATCAAGGAAGACGGCATCTTTATTCCCTTCGACGAGGCCACCGGTAAGTCCACCGGATTTGTCTTCATTGAGTACGAGACGGGCGAgatggctgctgctgccgtcAAGTCTTTCCACAACAAGCAGTTTGACAAGAACCATAAGCTGCTTGTCAACAAGCTGtccgaggtggagaagtacGGCATGCAGTACGACACTCTGAAAACCGAGGAGTTTGTCGAGCCCGAGACCGAGCCTTTTGTGGAACAGGGACATCTGCGAAGCTGGCTCATGGACCCCCAGGGCCGAGACCAGTTTGTGCTCCATCGAGGAGACACAGTCGGAGTCTTCTGGAACAAAAAGGGTGATACTCTGGAGGCTGACGTTGACCGAGAGCGATGGACCGAGACCCAGGTCTACTGGTCTCCCACCGGTACTTACCTTGTGTCTACTCATACTCAAGGTGTTCAGCTGTGGGGTGGCCCCGACTGGGCTCCTCCTATCTGCAAATTCCAGCATCCCAACGTCAAGATGGTGCAGTTTTCTCCCTGCGAGAAGTTCCTTGTCACCTGGTCTAACGTTCCTCTCGTTCTCCctgatgacgaggagaagcgaaagaGCATTCCTTTTGGCCCCGCTGACGAGGGCAAACAGATCATTGTATGGAACCTCGAGACTCGACTTCCCGTCCGAACCTTTGCTATGCCcccggagaagaagggcgcCTCTATGTCCTGGCCCATTCTCAAGTTCTCTCCTGACGACAAGTACGCTGCCCGTATGATCCCCGGAGAGCAGCTGTCTATCTACGAGACCGAGACCATGTCTCTGCTGGATAAGAAGTCCGTCAAGGCTCCCGGTATCGTCGACTTTGAGTGGGCTCCTGCTCTTGTTAACCTGGAGGGACGACAAAAGTCCGCCACTGAGTCTGTTCTCTGCTACTGGACTCCTGAAATTGGCAACCAGACCGCTCGAGTGGTCCTCATGAAGGCTtccaacaaggaggtgctGCGAACCCGAAACCTGTTCAACGTGGCCGATTGTAAGATCCACTGGCAGGACCAGGGACGCTTCCTGTGCGTCAAGGTCGACCGACACACAAAGTCCAAGAAGTCTACCTTTACCAACCTCGAGTTCTTCCGACTGTGCGAGCGAGGAGTGCCCGTCGAGGTTatggagctcaaggacaccGTCACCAACATGGCCTGGGAGCCCCACGGAGACCGATTCGTCACCATTTCCAACTCggactccaccaccaactacGACGGTCCTCTGCCCGCCAACCGACACACTCTGTCCTTCTACGCTCTTGAGCGACACAAGGGAACCCAGGGCACATGGAAGCTGATCAAGGCATttgacaagaagaactGTAACTCTCTGTTCTGGTCCCCTAACGGTCGATTCCTCATCACTGTCATGATTGAGGGCTCTAACTCTATCGATCTCGACTTCTGGGACATGGACTACGAGGGTGACCGAAAGCACGGTGACAAGGATCTTCCTGCCAACCTGCACTTCCTCGGCTCGTCCGAGCACTACGGTATCTCTGCTCTCGAGTGGGATCCCTCTGGACGGTTTGTCGCCACCTGGTCTTCCTACTGGAGACACCACACCGAAAACGGATACAAGATCTGGGACTTCCGAGGCCAGCTGCAGCGAGAGGAGTCCATTGACCGATTCAAGCACTTTTCCTGGAGACCCCGACCCCCTACTCTGCTctccaagcagcagaagaaggatatCCGAAACAACCTGGAGGAGTACTCTCGAAAGTTTGAGGAGATCGACGCCATGGAGGCTTCCGAGGCTTCTCGAGAGCTTATCATGCTGCGGAAGCGACTGCTCGAGGAGTGGACCGCCTGGAGAGCCCAGActgacaagaagctcgaggagctgggtCTTGTCGAGCCCGAGCCTGCCGAGTCCGAGTACACCACCAtcgaggagatcaaggaggttgTTGTCGAAGATAAGGAGGAGGTTTGCGAGTAA
- a CDS encoding uncharacterized protein (Compare to YALI0F16137g, similar to Saccharomyces cerevisiae TAN1 (YGL232W); ancestral locus Anc_3.553, weakly similar to uniprot|P53072 Saccharomyces cerevisiae YGL232w), which yields MGKRSGSGDANKRNKKARYLPGAIKNVEPRYQGVYVSYTRGKENMAKNEVRLMMNEWCDKLYGTTVVENDEEGDDIEDVDDIDKAMAAEVAAMKDTKKDLITPLPLGCECMLFVRTRKPVVPVDFVKAICQGVKDTGKKSTRFVQRMTPVTLTCSASKPELEKLCDIVLGPHFHLKEGQKPLKYAIRPTMRNFDGMNRDEVIQSVASRVGQDHGHSVDLKNYDKLILVDCFKASIGMSVVGNVEEYEGLARFNIEQLWERHNEAETGTSRVNKTDQTVKDIEDEAEKAVLKEEIQKEADETEAKAEKALKELDELKKGNKDLEEDKNKTSIQVDELEKDAEKKVLEGEVDEVIDEAKKVREDVRDLRKEVSE from the coding sequence ATGGGCAAACGAAGCGGATCAGGAGACGCCAACAAGCGCAACAAAAAGGCGCGGTACTTGCCCGGAGCCATCAAGAATGTGGAACCCCGCTACCAGGGAGTGTACGTAAGTTACACCCGAGGCAAGGAAaacatggccaagaacGAGGTGCGACTGATGATGAACGAGTGGTGCGACAAGCTGTATGGAACGACTGTGGTGGAAAACGACGAGGAAGGCGACGACATTGAAGACGTGGACGACATTGATAAGGCCATGGCTGCCGAGGTGGCTGCCATGAAGGATACCAAGAAGGATCTCATCACTCCATTGCCTCTGGGATGTGAATGCATGTTATTTGTGCGAACCAGAAAGCCCGTGGTGCCCGTGGACTTTGTCAAGGCCATCTGCCAAGGAGTCAAGGACACTGGAAAGAAGTCCACTCGGTTTGTTCAGCGTATGACTCCCGTCACTCTGACTTGCAGTGCTAGCAAGcccgagctggagaagctgtgTGATATTGTTCTGGGTCCCCACTTTCACCTGAAGGAGGGTCAGAAACCGCTCAAGTACGCCATTCGACCGACGATGCGAAATTTCGACGGCATGAACCGAGACGAGGTTATCCAGTCAGTCGCTTCTCGAGTGGGCCAGGACCACGGCCATTCTGTCGACCTCAAGAACTACGACAAGCTCATTCTCGTCGACTGCTTCAAGGCCTCCATTGGAATGTCTGTTGTTGGCAACGTTGAGGAGTACGAGGGACTTGCCAGATTCAATATTGAACAGCTGTGGGAGCGACACAATGAGGCCGAAACAGGCACCAGTCGAGTCAACAAGACCGACCAGACGGTGAAGGACATAGAAGatgaggccgagaaggccgtgttgaaggaggagattcaAAAAGAGGCTGATGAGACCGAAGCAAAGGCTGAgaaggctctcaaggagctggacgagctgaAAAAGGGAAACAAGGatttggaggaggacaaaAATAAGACGAGCATCCAGGTCGATGAGCTGGAAAAGGACGCTGAGAAAAAAGTGCTCGAAGGTGAAGTTGATGAGGTGATTGACGAGGCCAAAAAGGTGAGAGAAGATGTCCGGGACTTGAGAAAGGAAGTGTCTGAGTAG